One genomic segment of bacterium includes these proteins:
- a CDS encoding glycosyltransferase, translating into MDNIVLIGYFVSLSILFVFGLHGFVLLYYHRKYKDVKFNPEKDFEVTPLVTIQLPLYNELYVIERLIDKVCEIEYPKDKLEIQVLDDSTDETVEVVAKAVDTKKKAGFNIEHIRRSNREGFKAGALKEGLKIASGEYVAIFDADFIPYPDFLKKTLKFFADEKVGMVQTRWEHLNGDHSLITRAQALALDGHFVIEQTVRNKAGFFINFNGTGGVWRKSCIEDAGNWHADTLTEDLDLSYRAQLNGWKFVFLKDFTSPAELPQEINALKSQQFRWTKGAIETAKKILPLVWNSDVPLRIKLYSTFHLTNNIVFPFILLAAILNVPLIFVKNSGGHEVYFAFMSIFVLAFISSFMFYLYSQKDIHPDWRKRIVLFPIFMAGSMGFALNNSRAVFEGLLNRKSEFVRTPKFKLVSEKDTWVGKKYSKNKIGFAVIVELILAFYCLIGVVSSIYFMEIASLPFQLLFFIGFSFVSITSIKHAFAKNAAH; encoded by the coding sequence ATGGACAATATAGTTTTAATAGGATATTTTGTTTCACTTTCTATTCTTTTCGTTTTCGGACTGCACGGTTTTGTGCTTCTCTATTATCATAGAAAGTATAAAGATGTAAAGTTCAATCCGGAAAAAGATTTTGAAGTGACTCCACTCGTGACAATTCAACTTCCTTTATACAACGAACTTTATGTAATTGAACGATTAATTGATAAAGTCTGCGAAATAGAATATCCAAAAGATAAACTTGAAATCCAGGTTCTTGATGATTCAACTGACGAAACAGTTGAAGTTGTTGCAAAAGCTGTAGATACTAAGAAAAAAGCAGGGTTCAATATTGAACACATAAGAAGAAGCAACCGCGAAGGATTTAAAGCCGGTGCTTTGAAAGAAGGATTGAAAATTGCCAGCGGTGAATATGTTGCGATCTTCGATGCTGATTTTATTCCTTATCCAGATTTTCTAAAAAAGACTTTAAAATTCTTTGCAGATGAAAAAGTAGGAATGGTACAAACGCGCTGGGAACATTTGAATGGAGATCACTCACTAATTACCCGCGCACAGGCACTTGCGTTGGATGGACACTTCGTTATCGAGCAAACAGTTCGAAACAAAGCAGGTTTCTTCATTAACTTTAATGGAACCGGAGGTGTCTGGAGAAAGTCGTGCATTGAAGATGCAGGAAACTGGCATGCTGATACTTTGACTGAAGATCTTGATCTAAGTTACCGTGCTCAATTAAATGGATGGAAGTTTGTTTTCTTAAAAGATTTTACTTCGCCTGCAGAACTGCCTCAGGAAATCAATGCTTTGAAATCCCAGCAGTTCAGATGGACAAAAGGTGCTATTGAAACTGCGAAGAAAATTCTTCCTCTTGTTTGGAATTCTGATGTTCCGCTGAGGATAAAATTATACAGCACTTTTCATTTGACGAATAATATTGTGTTTCCGTTCATTCTTTTAGCTGCAATTTTAAATGTGCCGCTCATATTCGTTAAAAACAGCGGTGGTCACGAAGTCTATTTTGCTTTTATGTCAATCTTTGTTTTGGCATTCATCAGCTCTTTTATGTTCTATCTTTATTCACAGAAAGATATTCATCCCGATTGGCGGAAAAGAATTGTTCTCTTCCCGATCTTCATGGCTGGAAGCATGGGCTTTGCGTTGAATAATTCCCGTGCTGTGTTTGAAGGATTGCTTAACCGTAAAAGTGAATTTGTAAGAACCCCAAAATTCAAATTAGTATCTGAAAAAGATACATGGGTTGGGAAGAAATATTCAAAAAATAAAATTGGCTTTGCAGTTATTGTTGAATTGATACTTGCATTTTACTGTCTAATTGGTGTGGTATCGAGTATTTACTTTATGGAGATAGCAAGTCTTCCTTTTCAGCTTTTATTTTTTATAGGATTTTCGTTCGTATCCATTACATCAATAAAGCATGCTTTTGCAAAAAATGCTGCTCATTAA
- a CDS encoding tetratricopeptide repeat protein — MDDKLSARAKLIYERDNNSPLFLRTAEYYLQIGEPQTALTILENGIKIFSEHPLAFIMLAKVFLKLGDIQKAEAYFKKSSEVLDNHLTFEHYKSEFKLSNKPSSPFDTSRGSIFINQNDDDDEYEERINKNTDSVDDRLSEIADELMNRKIDRSEDTSFTPSAINEIAPDKTKLATETFANIYLSQGQKLEAIKIYELLIQRFPDKKEYYEAKIQEIKSQ, encoded by the coding sequence GTGGATGATAAATTATCAGCAAGAGCTAAATTAATTTATGAACGGGACAACAACTCTCCTCTTTTTCTAAGAACAGCCGAATACTATCTTCAAATTGGCGAGCCACAGACTGCTCTTACAATTCTTGAAAACGGAATAAAAATTTTTTCAGAACATCCGCTGGCTTTTATTATGCTCGCTAAAGTTTTTTTAAAGCTCGGAGATATTCAAAAAGCTGAAGCTTACTTTAAAAAATCAAGCGAAGTATTAGATAATCACCTAACTTTTGAACATTATAAATCAGAGTTCAAACTATCCAATAAACCATCTTCACCGTTCGATACTTCGAGAGGAAGCATTTTTATAAATCAAAACGATGATGACGATGAGTATGAGGAAAGAATAAATAAAAATACAGATTCGGTTGATGACCGGCTTTCCGAAATTGCTGATGAGTTGATGAACAGAAAAATAGATCGTTCAGAAGACACATCTTTCACTCCTTCTGCTATAAATGAAATTGCCCCTGATAAAACTAAACTAGCAACTGAGACATTCGCTAATATATATCTTTCCCAGGGACAGAAGCTGGAAGCGATTAAAATTTATGAATTACTTATACAACGATTTCCCGATAAGAAAGAATATTATGAAGCAAAAATTCAGGAAATAAAATCGCAGTAA
- a CDS encoding DNA-3-methyladenine glycosylase, translated as MTKILSAKKLTKNFYKRDVLIVAKDLLGKILVKKEKSGVLAGKIVEVEAYHGDVDEASHSFRGKTKRNEIMFEAGGYLYVYFTYGAHFCCNVVTGTKGQGTAVLIRAVEPISGIERMIENRFGRKLKNEKEIFNITSGPGKVCAAFDITKYNSGTDLTGEKIFLLHKKKLNDSEIGISKRIGITRSVELPWRFFIKNNPYLSRK; from the coding sequence ATGACGAAAATTTTATCAGCTAAAAAACTAACCAAGAATTTCTACAAAAGGGATGTACTAATTGTTGCGAAAGATTTATTGGGTAAAATTCTGGTGAAAAAAGAAAAAAGTGGAGTGCTGGCAGGTAAAATTGTGGAAGTTGAAGCTTACCACGGCGATGTAGATGAAGCGTCTCATTCATTCCGCGGTAAAACCAAAAGAAATGAAATTATGTTTGAAGCAGGTGGTTATTTGTATGTTTACTTCACATACGGCGCACACTTCTGTTGTAATGTTGTAACTGGTACAAAAGGACAGGGTACTGCAGTTTTAATTCGTGCAGTTGAGCCAATATCCGGAATTGAAAGAATGATAGAAAATCGTTTCGGTAGAAAGCTGAAAAATGAAAAAGAAATTTTTAACATCACAAGCGGTCCTGGTAAAGTTTGTGCAGCTTTTGATATTACTAAATATAATTCCGGCACTGATCTGACTGGAGAAAAAATCTTTCTTCTTCATAAAAAAAAACTTAATGACAGTGAGATTGGTATTTCAAAAAGAATTGGTATAACAAGATCAGTTGAATTACCTTGGAGATTTTTTATTAAAAATAATCCTTACCTTTCACGCAAATGA
- a CDS encoding glycosyltransferase family 9 protein, with the protein MKPPEKILLVRTDRIGDVVLSLPMAEVIKKKYPQCKVSYFIREYTSALLEGNSFVDEVIIAEESDGKIIFSENLRKIKFEKFDTCVVINPTPKIALIMFLAGIKNRIGTGYRWYSFLFNNKVYEHRKYGDKHELEYNINLLTQIGIEKDISSKDIKFNLTTNENSLRNVESLLVENGYKPNNKIVVIHPGSGGSSVDLPKEKLIQLTKLISKIEKVTVVITGSKNEIDLCKEFEVNDSVINLAGELDLNLLKALIKKSNLFISNSTGPMHIASAFGVYIIGFFPKILSCSQKRWGPYTDKRTIYVPTIDCSNCTREQCEKLNCMNSIDIGKVFDETKSVLKIQ; encoded by the coding sequence ATGAAACCGCCGGAAAAAATATTGTTGGTCAGGACTGACAGAATTGGTGACGTTGTTTTATCGTTACCGATGGCAGAGGTTATTAAGAAAAAATATCCGCAGTGTAAGGTCTCGTATTTCATTCGTGAATACACAAGTGCTTTGCTTGAAGGTAATTCTTTTGTCGATGAAGTAATCATCGCGGAAGAATCTGATGGCAAAATTATTTTTAGTGAGAATCTCAGAAAAATAAAATTTGAGAAGTTCGATACTTGTGTAGTGATAAATCCAACGCCAAAGATTGCGTTGATAATGTTTCTTGCTGGAATAAAAAACCGGATCGGTACAGGATATCGCTGGTATTCATTTTTATTCAACAACAAAGTTTATGAGCACCGGAAATACGGCGACAAGCACGAGCTTGAATACAACATTAATTTACTCACGCAAATTGGAATCGAAAAAGATATTTCGTCTAAAGATATTAAATTCAATCTGACTACAAATGAAAATAGTCTAAGAAACGTTGAATCATTACTTGTTGAAAATGGTTACAAACCGAATAACAAGATAGTTGTAATTCATCCCGGAAGCGGCGGGAGTTCGGTAGATCTTCCAAAAGAAAAATTAATTCAACTCACAAAACTGATCAGTAAGATAGAAAAAGTAACAGTTGTAATCACCGGGAGTAAAAATGAAATTGATCTCTGCAAAGAATTTGAAGTTAATGATTCGGTAATCAATCTTGCTGGTGAGCTTGATCTTAATCTATTAAAAGCATTAATAAAAAAATCCAACCTGTTTATTTCCAATTCAACAGGACCGATGCACATCGCTTCCGCATTCGGAGTGTATATCATCGGATTTTTCCCTAAAATTTTATCGTGTTCACAAAAAAGGTGGGGACCGTATACTGATAAAAGGACAATCTATGTCCCAACAATTGATTGTAGCAATTGTACCCGCGAACAGTGTGAAAAACTCAATTGTATGAATAGCATTGATATTGGCAAAGTATTTGACGAAACTAAGAGCGTATTGAAAATTCAATAA
- a CDS encoding DUF3108 domain-containing protein — protein MYVLLFIGFSAISTSPQSALSKNEFRSVENKAFKEGEKLTFDLNYGFVTAGIAVMEIPRIKKISGRNAYHINFEVNSVPSFDMFYKVRDRYESYLDVEGLFPWRFEQHIREGGYTRDFSAFFDHRKGKAKTSEGEYDIPLYVNDIISAFYYARTIDYSSMKVNDLINLQNFYKDEVYDLDVKYLGKETIEVPAGKFECIIVEPLVQEGGLFKHEGNIIIWLTDDELKMPVKVRTKIIIGHVEAKLTKYEGLAGKLTSKR, from the coding sequence ATGTATGTTTTATTGTTCATAGGATTCAGCGCAATTAGTACATCTCCTCAATCTGCATTATCAAAGAATGAATTCAGAAGTGTTGAGAACAAAGCATTTAAAGAAGGAGAAAAGCTGACCTTTGACCTGAATTATGGTTTCGTAACTGCAGGTATCGCCGTAATGGAAATTCCGAGAATTAAAAAAATATCCGGACGAAATGCTTATCATATTAATTTTGAAGTCAACTCAGTTCCAAGCTTCGATATGTTTTATAAAGTACGTGATCGTTACGAAAGTTATCTTGATGTTGAGGGGCTATTTCCGTGGAGATTTGAGCAGCATATCAGAGAAGGTGGATATACACGGGACTTTTCAGCATTCTTTGATCACAGAAAAGGAAAAGCAAAAACAAGCGAGGGTGAATACGATATACCCCTTTATGTGAACGATATTATCTCAGCATTTTATTATGCACGGACAATTGATTACTCAAGTATGAAAGTGAATGACTTAATTAACCTTCAAAACTTTTATAAGGATGAAGTTTATGATCTCGATGTAAAATATTTAGGTAAAGAAACCATAGAAGTGCCTGCTGGTAAGTTCGAATGTATAATCGTTGAACCGCTGGTGCAGGAAGGCGGCTTGTTCAAACACGAAGGAAATATAATAATCTGGCTTACCGATGATGAATTAAAAATGCCTGTAAAAGTCAGAACCAAGATTATAATCGGTCACGTTGAAGCAAAATTAACGAAGTATGAAGGTCTCGCCGGAAAATTAACTTCAAAGCGTTAA